ACTACAAGAAACAGATGGTTTTACCCGGTTCTTAACAGACCTCTGACAATACAGGATGTCCAGTACAGTCCATATGGCTCCGGTTTCAGTGCTGTCAACAATTACAGAGTTACCGTTAGTGGTGTTGTTACCGCTGATACATCTGATATTCCGGGATTCGGAAGCACAGCTCTCAGGGTTTATATCCAGAACGGGTCCACCCCATGGTCAGGTATCTGGGTTAAAGGTTTTGATGCTCTCAACTTGAAGAGGGGAGACCTCGTAACTGTAAGTGGCAAAGTTGTTGAAGATTTTAATGTTACCTGTCTCGATTCAGTAACAGCTATCGTAGTCAATTCAACAAACAATCCAACCCCTGAGCCGATTGTTGTAACAACAGGAACAATTGGAGCAAAAGCAGGCGGTGTTGTTGATGCTGAAAAATACGAAAGTGTTTTGATCAAATATACCAATCCTGTAATCACCAGAACTAACGCTGATCTCACAGGTAATTTCGGTGAAATGCTTGTTGATGACAATTCAGGTGGTACAAGAGTTGAACTCCAGGATGGAAATCATCAGTATCACAATAACTGGGAACCAAATCTTTCCGGTATCCAAGTGGATTCTCTCGCAAGATTCAGTTCTTTGACCGGTGTATTGTATTTCTCATTTTCGAATTACAAACTCACACCAAGAAAAGATGCTGATTTCGTAGGATACACTACTGACATCAAAGATAATCTGACTCCTGCTGAATTTTCACTCAGCCAGAATTATCCTAATCCTTTCAATCCTTCGACAGCTATTGAATTCAGTCTGCCAAAAGGTGAGAATGTAAAACTGGAGATTTTTGATGTTCTTGGAAGAAGTGTTCAGACAATAATTAATGAATACAAAGAAGCCGGAAACTACAAAGTATATTTCAATGCTTCCGCTCTTCCTTCAGGAATGTATATCTACAGAATTGACGCAGGAGCAAAATCCTCCGTCAAAAAAATGATCTTAATGAAATAAATTTCTCAATCATTGGGAGGTCCGGTTCAAGGACCTCCCCTGGATTTTTTGTATGAAGCTCAATAAAAAAATACTGATTACCGTATTTTCCGTTTTTACACTGTTTGGTTTGTCGTCATGTACTGACACTGCGACCGGCGTACTGATAGGAAACAAGCCACCTGACACCCATATCTTTCTGTATCCTGATTCAACAGTATCGCAGCAACCAAGCAAGTTGACTGTAAACTGGTGGGGCGATGATCCGGATGGACTGGTTGTGGGTTACTACATAAGCTGGGACGAAAAAAACTGGTCATTTACCACGCGTAACGACAGTACTTTCGCTCTTCAGATTGGTGCAGCAGATACTTCCTATTTTTTCCAGGTTAGTTCTGTTGATAATTCCGGCAACGGAGTTTACGATAACAGTGTTGTTCAAAATGGGATCAATTACGGTCCTGAACCATTTATTGATGCTAATGCAAACGGGAAGTACGATGCCGGAGAAAAGTTTTTCGACATCGGGATAATTGACCCTACTCCCGCAAGACTTAAATTTCCTATAAAAAACACCCCACCCCAGATATCGTGGGATACACTTACTGTAATGCCTACAATATCATTGCCAGTCATGACATTTAAGTGGAAAGCCTCTGATCTTGATGGTGATGAGTCGATCCAGAAAATTAACATTGTTTTGAATGATACAACGAATCAGGCTAACTTTGTTGAACTCCGCGGTAATACCAGACTCGTAACTCTTCGGGTTAAAGATTTTGTTTCTGCTAATCCCGAAACTGAAATTTTGATTGACGGAGCTGAATTCAACATCTTCCCCCAAAAACTTAAGGGGATTGTGTTGAATGGCTTCAACAAGGTTTTTGTTCAGGCAGTTGATATTTCGGGTGCTAAAACACCATTCATCGAAATGCCGGGACCCAACAAGACATGGTTCGTTAGAAAACCTGTTGGAAAGATGTTGCTCATTGACGATTATGTAACAAACGATGACGTAACTGCATTTTATACCGGTCAGTTGAACACTGTCAGGGGTGGAGCTCTCGCAGGAAAGTTCGATACTTTGAATATAGCAGGTAAACAGATCCCGTTCTTTAGCTACAATTTTTTCCTGACAATCAAACTTTATGATTGTGTGGTTTGGTACGCTGATAACAATCCTTCCATACAGGCTGCACAAAATGTAGTGGACAAGTATCTTGCAAATGGCGGAAAAATGTTTATCTCCATGCAGTTTCCCAGAAATCCGGCTCCGGATATCCTTGCGCTGAGTGAGTTTTTACCTGTTGACTCAATTTCAAATCTTGTCACTGTTCTAACAAGTGGTTTGGAGTTTGTAGTGGATCTCTCGAATCCGGCAAATGCGGGATACCCGATACTTAAAACTTCTTCTTCCATACTTGGTAATTTTGGACTTTTTGTCAATCCAACCCTGGCAAGACAAATCTACAGATCATCCGGGACACAATTGCCGGGAAGTGCAGGATTTATAAATGGTAATAAAAATCTCTTTTTTATGGGACTTCCTCTTAACAAGTTAAATGGCAATTCCAATGCCGGTCAGCTCTTTGAAAAAGTTCTTTTCGATGAATTTGGACTAAATTTATGAACAGTGGAACAAGCATGATAAAACTGATACCCGTTTTTCTTCTGTTATTTACACTTTCGACATTTGCACAAAATGGCAGCATAGGTGGAAAAATAATTGATAAACGAACCGAAACTCCACTACCCGGTGTGAATGTGATACTCAAGGGTACTTACTTTGGTGCCGCATCTGATGTAAATGGCGGCTTTATGATAAAAAATGTTCCTCCCGGTTCATATAATGTTGAAGTTTCTTTTATCGGATATAAAACTACACAGATAACCGGAATAAAAGTTACCGCAAACACCAAGACTACTGTGGATGTGAAGCTCGAAGAGACCTCATTGACACTTACGCAGGATGTCGTAATTATCGGTGACAAGCCCTTGATGGATGTTGAAGAAACTCAGAGCAAGAAAACCATTTCCAGTGAAGACATTGAACTTGCTGTCGTTGAAAATGTCACTGACATCATTGCTCAACAGGCCGGTGTGGTTTCAAATGATAATTCTCTGCATATCAGAGGCGGACGCTCATATGAAAATGCCTTTCTGCTCGACGGTGTTTCCGTACAGGATCCACTTGCAGGAACAGGCTTCGGACTCCAGATCAGTGCTAATTCGCTGGAAGAAGTTGAAGTTATTACAGGCGGTTTTAATGCCGAGTTTGGTCAGGCAACCTCAGGTATTGTTAATGTGAAGACCAAAGAGGGAAGTGTCAAAAGATTTAATGGCTACATATCCTACAAAACTGACAATCTTGCCGACAAATCAAATCCGCATGTATTTAATATCGATATTTTTGAAATAAGCCTTTCGGGACCTGAACCGATTACAAAATATTTACTCCCTGCTCTTGGAATTGAATTTCCGGGTGAAATTTCATTTTTTACCAATCTTTATGTGGGTCTCTCTGACGGTATAACCCAGGGCTATTTCAAACCTAAAACTGCACCACTAAATTCAAGTACATTCTTCGGAACGAGGTTTGCTCCTAAAATGGAAAACAGTTGGTATGGTTTAGGTAAGGTGACATATAAGGTTACTCCAACTTTCAAAATATCCTATTCATATAATCAATCTGTTTCCATTAATCAGAATTCGCAGTCACTGCAATCGAACCTCGAGTATGTGGAACCCAGCCCCGGTTATCAGTATGAATTCCAGAATATTTTGGAAAATGCAAATGTTTTCACTCATAAAAACATTTACAACACATTAGGTTTGACACATACACTGAATACCAAAACATTCTATGAAATCAAGTTTAGCAAGTTTCTCACCAATTTGAGAACTGACGCCAATGGAAGGGACTGGACCCAGTATCGTCAGCCAAAAGATATACCAAACTTTCCGGTAGAGTACTATAATCTTGGAAGAGATACAATCGGTGTAATACCCGGTGATGGATTTTGGGATGTAGGTAATCCCTATACCTGGCATGATCACTATCTGGATGAGTTCTCAATCACAGGTGACCTGACCAGCTTTTTCGACGAGAAAAACAAATTCAAAGCAGGTTTTAAACTCCAGTTTCAGGAGATGCAGGTTGTCGACATCTATCAGCCATGGGTTGGAACACTTGGTTTAAACAATGATATTTACAAAGTTCACCCCATGATCGGTTCAATTTACGCACAGGATAATGTCAATTTTGGTGGTATGATCCTTAATTTCGGTTTGAGACTCGATTTCTGGTTCCCCGGTAAGTATGTCGACGATGCCGTTGCAAATCCTGATGTTGTTACTATTCCTGATCAGGTAAGACAAAATTACCGCGACGACAGTTTCAAGTTTTTTGGTGACAGGTATTTCAAGGCAAGACTAAGTCCTCGTTTGGGTATTTCGCATCCAATCACAAATTCACAGACCTTGTTTTTCTCATATGGACATTTTAGTAAATGGCCAAAGCCTCAGTTTGTTTATGCAAAACTTGATCCATATAATTCTCAGTCTTCCTTCCAGAAATTTGGTAACCCGAATCTGAAACCCGAAACCACAGTGGCTTACGAACTTGGGGTAAAGACACAGTTCACTGATGACGATGTACTCACTGTTACTGCGTACTACAAAGATATTTTTGACTATATAAATACAAGAACTGCCAGAATTTCAAGTCCAAGGTTTGCATCCCAGAGATTTACTACCTATGTGAATGCCGATTATGCACGCTCGAGAGGTTTGGAGTTTGAATATCAGAAGAGAATAGGGAAGTGGTTCAGAGGAAGTGCAGTATTTTCATATTCTGAAGTGACGGGTAAAAGTTCTTCTGCTGATGAAGGCATCCTGATCGCACAGGGAACACTCGAGGAGTCGATAAAAGAACAATATGCTCCTTGGGACAGGCCCATCACTGCAACTCTGAGTGCAAACTTTTTTGTGGCGCCGGGCGAACCGCTCTTCGATTTTGGTGAAGGAATTCTTGATGACTATAACTTTAATGTTAGATTCTTTTTCCAGTCAGGAAAAAGATACACTCCGGCAGTTTTCACCGGAAGTTACGAAGCTGACGGAAGACCTCAGTACGAAACAGTTCGTGGCGAAAGATATACAATGATCGCCGATAACTGGTTTTATATCGATATGAATTTTGAGAAATATGTAAAAATCGGTTCTTTTAGATTCAGTGTATTTCTTGAAGTAAACAACATTTTGGATACAAAAAACTCGGCAATTATAAATCCTGCTACAGGCAAAGCCTACGAAGCAGGTGATCCGACTCCAGGTACATGGAATGACCCTCTTTATCCTGACCTTCAGGCACCGTTGAATCCTTATCCGTTCAACCCAGCCAGATATTTAACAAGACGCAACATTAAACTCGGTGTAAGCTTTAAGTTTTAAAATGAAAAAAACACTATTACTCATAACAATTCTCTTAATTGGCGAGTCATTCGGACAGCTCTTCCCCGTTTTAGGCGGTCAAAGAGCAGGTATCTCGACAGCTCAATTTTTAAAGATCGGTGTCGGCGGACGAGCCTCAGCTATGGGAGACGCTTTCGTTGCAGTAGGTAATGATGCATCCGCACTCTACTGGAATCCTGCGGCACTGGTTCAGTTCAATGATAACCAGGTCATGTTTTCACACAATAGCTGGCTTGTAGGGGTCAAGCATAACTTCGCCGGGGCAGTCTATCACATAACCGGTGATGACGCCATCGGAGTCTCACTTACCTCACTTTCCGCCGGAGACATGAAGGTTACCACCGAGTTTGCTCCTATGGGAACAGGTGCCTATTTTACATTTTCCGATTTGGCAATATCTCTTAGTTACGCCAGAAAAATGACCGATAAGTTTAGTTTTGGTGCAACAGTCAAGTATATGGAAGAGACTTTGGACAAATTGAAAATGCGTGGTGTGCTGGTTGATCTTGGAACTTATTACTGGACCGGGCTTGGCTCATCCAGATTTGCGGTTTCTTTTTCCAATTTTGGAAGTCAGCTTGCTCCGAGCGGGGATGTTACTCTGTCGGGTAACATAACCAAATCAACCTGGCAGGAGTTTTCTCCTCCAACCATGTTCAGGCTCGGATTTGCATTTGAGCCCTACGAAACGGAGCAACACAGAGTGACAACAAGTATACAATTGAATCATCCTAACGATAACAGCGAAAATTTATCTTTGGGTGCAGAATATTCCTTCAAGGAGCCCTCAACCGGATTTTCCTTACTCTTAAGAGGCGGATACAAGATAAATGTTGAGGAACAGAATTACAGTTTCGGAGCCGGTTTGAATCTCCCTATTTCGATGGCAAAATTTACCTTTGATTATGCCTATGTAAATTTTGACCGTCTCGGTGCAGTTCACAGACTTTCCATCATTTTGGGGTTGTAAGATGAAGAAAATACTTTTTGTAAACCTCTTGTTACTATTTCTTTTCGCCGGATGCGGAGAAAAGCTTGACCTCGGAATATTTGATTCCGGAAAAACAGGCGGAAATGTTTCCGGTGATACTGTCTATATTAAAATTACCCCTGACTGGACCGGATTCAATGCACCTACCGACATTATAATCGGAAAAGACTATTTTATTTATGTGACCGACACAGATAACAATCGTGTGGTTATGCTCAATTTGAACGGTGATGTGCTCAGCACTCTGACGCTTCCGAAACCATTGAAGATTGAACAGGATTACCAGCTTAATCTGATTGTTATTGCAAAACTGGATACTGTTTTGGATGGAGTTAATCGTTCAATTGATGCGGTATACAAAATTAATATGGTGGCTGGAGGTCATAATCTCGGATCTGCACCCGTAACAAGATTGTTACCCCGTCCGGGCAGTGGCATCTCTTCTTCTGATCTCAGAGTTTCATACACAGGTATTTCCGTATTCTATCACAACTGGTTCTATATATCGAGAAGAGGGCCAAACAATACCAGTGTTGTTGATCCCGATAACTCAATTTTATCCTTCCAAAAATCAGTTTCAGGTAAAGATACTCTGATTGGAAGACTTCCGGCGATTGATCCTAACGGAACGGGTATTCTTTCTGCAAACGGAATATCATCCCTCATAGCTTTTGATAAAAGAAATATCGATTTTATATTAACCCTGACCGGAGAGAACAGTTTCCGTGTGCAGTGGCTGACTTATGTAGTCAGTTCTCTTGGTGAACAATACGAGTTGAAACTTTCTCCTCAAGGTGGTTCGGATCTGATGCAGATCAATAAATTTACGGCACCGTCTGATGTGGCAATTGACAGATCCGGGAACATGTATGTGGCAGATACCGGAAAGGACTCCATTTACAGATTCAATTCCTTTGGCGGTATTTTGCAAAAGGTGGGAGGTCCCCAGAATTTTGCATCACCGGCAGGAGTGGCACATTATGATCGTATTCTTTATGTTGTAGATAAACCCGGTAACAGAATTGTCAGATTCAGGTTATCCACAGACAATTAGGGTGAATTTTATTTTTA
This genomic window from Ignavibacteria bacterium contains:
- a CDS encoding TonB-dependent receptor, whose protein sequence is MNSGTSMIKLIPVFLLLFTLSTFAQNGSIGGKIIDKRTETPLPGVNVILKGTYFGAASDVNGGFMIKNVPPGSYNVEVSFIGYKTTQITGIKVTANTKTTVDVKLEETSLTLTQDVVIIGDKPLMDVEETQSKKTISSEDIELAVVENVTDIIAQQAGVVSNDNSLHIRGGRSYENAFLLDGVSVQDPLAGTGFGLQISANSLEEVEVITGGFNAEFGQATSGIVNVKTKEGSVKRFNGYISYKTDNLADKSNPHVFNIDIFEISLSGPEPITKYLLPALGIEFPGEISFFTNLYVGLSDGITQGYFKPKTAPLNSSTFFGTRFAPKMENSWYGLGKVTYKVTPTFKISYSYNQSVSINQNSQSLQSNLEYVEPSPGYQYEFQNILENANVFTHKNIYNTLGLTHTLNTKTFYEIKFSKFLTNLRTDANGRDWTQYRQPKDIPNFPVEYYNLGRDTIGVIPGDGFWDVGNPYTWHDHYLDEFSITGDLTSFFDEKNKFKAGFKLQFQEMQVVDIYQPWVGTLGLNNDIYKVHPMIGSIYAQDNVNFGGMILNFGLRLDFWFPGKYVDDAVANPDVVTIPDQVRQNYRDDSFKFFGDRYFKARLSPRLGISHPITNSQTLFFSYGHFSKWPKPQFVYAKLDPYNSQSSFQKFGNPNLKPETTVAYELGVKTQFTDDDVLTVTAYYKDIFDYINTRTARISSPRFASQRFTTYVNADYARSRGLEFEYQKRIGKWFRGSAVFSYSEVTGKSSSADEGILIAQGTLEESIKEQYAPWDRPITATLSANFFVAPGEPLFDFGEGILDDYNFNVRFFFQSGKRYTPAVFTGSYEADGRPQYETVRGERYTMIADNWFYIDMNFEKYVKIGSFRFSVFLEVNNILDTKNSAIINPATGKAYEAGDPTPGTWNDPLYPDLQAPLNPYPFNPARYLTRRNIKLGVSFKF
- a CDS encoding PorV/PorQ family protein; this translates as MKKTLLLITILLIGESFGQLFPVLGGQRAGISTAQFLKIGVGGRASAMGDAFVAVGNDASALYWNPAALVQFNDNQVMFSHNSWLVGVKHNFAGAVYHITGDDAIGVSLTSLSAGDMKVTTEFAPMGTGAYFTFSDLAISLSYARKMTDKFSFGATVKYMEETLDKLKMRGVLVDLGTYYWTGLGSSRFAVSFSNFGSQLAPSGDVTLSGNITKSTWQEFSPPTMFRLGFAFEPYETEQHRVTTSIQLNHPNDNSENLSLGAEYSFKEPSTGFSLLLRGGYKINVEEQNYSFGAGLNLPISMAKFTFDYAYVNFDRLGAVHRLSIILGL